A window of Actinomadura viridis genomic DNA:
CTCGCGGTCCACCAGGACGGCGTCCGTACCGGCGGCCCGCCAGGTCGCGGCGGCCTCGGCGGGCGCGGCGCCGGGATCGACGGGCACCCGGGTCGCGCCCAGCCACTCGACCGCGAGGGACGCCTCGATGGCCGCGATCGCGTTGGTGTGCCACAGCCCGATCCGCCCGCCCGCCAGGCCGCGCCCGGCCAGGGCCCCGGCGAGCCGGTCGACGCGCCCGGCGAGTTCGTCCCCGGTGCGCGTACGGCCCGCGTCATCGCTGACCAGCACGCGGGATCCGGCGGCCAGGAGGGCGGCCCGGGTGGCGTTCACGACTCCGCCAGGCGCTCGCGCAGGACGGCGCGCTGCACCTTCGCCCCGCCGAGCACGCAGGGCAGCTCGTCGAGCACGAGGATCTCGGGCCGCTCGTGCGGGAACAGCCCCGGCGCGGCCGTGCGGTCGATCTCCTCCCGCAGCGACGGCGTGTCGGCGAACCCGTCCTTGAGCACGACCGCGGCCACGACCCGGTCGTCCCCGAGCCCGACGACACCGCAGTTGGCCACCGCGGGGTGCTTCAGCACGGCGGCCTCCACCGAGTGCGGGTACACGGTCCCGGACGACGTCGGGATCGAGTCGGCGGCGCGGTCCACGTAGTAGAGGAATCCGTCCTCGTCGAGGTGGCCGACGTCCGCGGGCCTGAACCAGTCGCCGGGCAGGAAGGCGCCCTCGGTGCGATCGGGCATGCCCCAGTAATGGCCGATCGACATCGCGCTGCGGACGACGATCTCGCCCAGCCGGCCCCGGGGGACCCGCCGGCCGGCGTCGTCGACGATGGCCACCTCGAAGAACGGGGACGCGGGCCGTCCCACGCTGGTGATCCGCCGCGGGTCCTCGGCGACCTCCGAGGCGAGCAGGCGGGTGGTGACCGCGCCCTGCTCGGTCGAGCCGAAGCCGTGGCACCACACCGGCCCCAGCAGCGCGGTCGTGCGTTCCAGAACCTCCGGCGTCGCGAAGAACACCACCAGCCTGCGCAGGCGGTGCTCGACGCCGCCGCGCGCCTCGACGAGATCGAGGATCGGGTCGAGCATCGGCGCCGGCAGCAGGAGGCCGGTGACGCCCTCGGCGACGATGACGTCCAGGACGTGGGCGGGGTCGAAGGCGGAGTCGTCCACCAGCACCGTCCGGGCACCGCGGACGAGGTACGGGTAGAGGAGCTGGAAGCCCGTCGCCCACTGCAGCGCGTGCGCGTGCAGCACCACGTCGGAGGGGCCGACCGGCGGGAGGCCGGGGGCGAACGTGTCGACATGGTGGAGGTTCTGGTCGACCACCGCCGCCCACGAACGATGGCTGACCGTCCAGGGTTTCGGGGAGCCCGTGGTGCCGGACGTGGGCTGGATGAACGCGGGAGAGTCCTCGTCCACGTCCAGCGGATCGGCCACGGGGGACCCCGCCGCCAGGACGTCCGCCCACGGGATCGCCCAGGACGGCGGCTCCTCGCCCACCGCGATCAGCAGGAGGTCGCCGAGCCGGTCCCGGTGCGCCTCGACGGCCTCGGCGAAGCGGACGTCGAAGATCAGCCCGCGCGCGTCCACCCGCTCCAGCATCTCCGCGTGCGTGCCCATGTCGAAGTGGCTGTGCAGGATCACCCGGACGATGCCGGCCCGTTCGCATCCCAGCCAGGCGTGCACGACCTCGGCCCGGTTGTGGGAGAGCACGCCGACCCGCTCCCCTTCGTCCACCCCGAGGGCGGCCAGTCCGGTGGCGACCCGGTTCGCCGACGCGTCGAGTTCCGCGAACGTCTGGGCCCCAGCGGCCGTGGTGAGCGCCGTCGTCCCGGCGAACCGCGCCGCCGCGTCCACCGGCAGCATCCCCGCCCTGATCTGCATCTTTCCTCCTCGGGAGGTCCAGCGATGCCACGACGCTAGGAGGCGGGTCCCGCCCGCGGGCGGCCGTTGCGCGGAGCGACAAGCGATCTGGCACGCATTGACAAGTCCCGCCTTGCCCGCCCGGATCCACCGGCTTAGCGTTGGCCCCGTGGGACAGGTGCTCTCCACCGAACAGGTCCCGCCGCGGGATCGCGTCGCGTACTGGCACGAGGTCATCTGCTCGACCTTCATCAAGCTGGACGTGGCCCAGACCGGCGGCGGAATGTTCCGTGGCATGGTGCGGAACCACCAGATCGGGCCGATCCAGGCGACCCGCATCCTCACCGATCCGATGACCGCCGAGCGTTCGCGCCGCCATCTGCGGTCGGCGGAGGAGGACGTCTGCCTGCTCGCGCTCCAGCTGCGCGGCCGGACGGTCGGCCGGCAGGACGGGCGGCAGGCCGTTCTCGAACCGGGCGACCTGGCGCTGTTCGACAGCACGCGCCCCTACCTGGTGGACTTCCAGGGCCGCCAGTTCGACCACCTGGTGCTGCAGTTCCCCCGCGCCGCGCTCCGCGAGCGCGGCATCGAGGCGAACGACGCCACGGCCCACCGGATCGCGGTGGACTCAGTGATCGGCCGGCTGGTCTCCCCCTTCCTCATCAACGCCACGCGGGTGGCGGACACGGCCAGTGCGGAGACCGGGCAGCGGCTCGCCGGGATGGCGCTGGACCTCGTCGCGACCGCGCTCGCCCCCCTCACCGGCCTCGACCGTCCGCCCTCCTCACCGGGAGAGGAATTGCTGCGCCGAGTCCAGCTCTACATGCAACTGCACCTGTCCGACCCGTGCCTGTCCCCGCCCAAGGTCGCCGCGGCGCACAACATCTCGCTGCGCCAGCTCCACCGGCTGTTCTCCCGCGAGGGCACCACGTTCGGGCGCTGGCTGCGCGAGGAACGGCTGCGCCGCTGCTACGACGACCTGGGCTCGCCGCTGCTCGCCGGACGCTCCATCGCGGAGATCGGCGCCCGCTGGGGCCTGCCGGACGCGCCCGGCCTC
This region includes:
- a CDS encoding class I adenylate-forming enzyme family protein, encoding MQIRAGMLPVDAAARFAGTTALTTAAGAQTFAELDASANRVATGLAALGVDEGERVGVLSHNRAEVVHAWLGCERAGIVRVILHSHFDMGTHAEMLERVDARGLIFDVRFAEAVEAHRDRLGDLLLIAVGEEPPSWAIPWADVLAAGSPVADPLDVDEDSPAFIQPTSGTTGSPKPWTVSHRSWAAVVDQNLHHVDTFAPGLPPVGPSDVVLHAHALQWATGFQLLYPYLVRGARTVLVDDSAFDPAHVLDVIVAEGVTGLLLPAPMLDPILDLVEARGGVEHRLRRLVVFFATPEVLERTTALLGPVWCHGFGSTEQGAVTTRLLASEVAEDPRRITSVGRPASPFFEVAIVDDAGRRVPRGRLGEIVVRSAMSIGHYWGMPDRTEGAFLPGDWFRPADVGHLDEDGFLYYVDRAADSIPTSSGTVYPHSVEAAVLKHPAVANCGVVGLGDDRVVAAVVLKDGFADTPSLREEIDRTAAPGLFPHERPEILVLDELPCVLGGAKVQRAVLRERLAES
- a CDS encoding helix-turn-helix domain-containing protein, whose protein sequence is MGQVLSTEQVPPRDRVAYWHEVICSTFIKLDVAQTGGGMFRGMVRNHQIGPIQATRILTDPMTAERSRRHLRSAEEDVCLLALQLRGRTVGRQDGRQAVLEPGDLALFDSTRPYLVDFQGRQFDHLVLQFPRAALRERGIEANDATAHRIAVDSVIGRLVSPFLINATRVADTASAETGQRLAGMALDLVATALAPLTGLDRPPSSPGEELLRRVQLYMQLHLSDPCLSPPKVAAAHNISLRQLHRLFSREGTTFGRWLREERLRRCYDDLGSPLLAGRSIAEIGARWGLPDAPGLSRAFRARYGMSPRERRSAAVSAGSAAQP